From Medicago truncatula cultivar Jemalong A17 chromosome 7, MtrunA17r5.0-ANR, whole genome shotgun sequence, a single genomic window includes:
- the LOC25480578 gene encoding hydroquinone glucosyltransferase produces the protein MAKTIHIAAISIPAFSHQASIIEFCKKLIHHHNHFHITIIFPTIDSPLQATLTLLKSLPSNITYTFLPPINKKSLPQNLSPAVQIQLAVSQSMPSFHTTISSLCSSSTTPPLVALITDPFANESLEVLKEFNLLSYIYFPPSAMTLSLFIHFPKLHEEISCEFRDHNEAIQIPGCVPIHGIDLPEHFQDRSSLAYDLILQRCKRFNLADGFLVNSFLKMEENTMKALEEHNDSVFLVGPIIQNGTSNETKVSDSDLECLKWLKNQSTNSVLFVSFGSGGTLSQEQVNELAFGLELSGQKFLWVLRVPSDSSNEAYLGAKNDDDPLNFLPKGFLERTKGQGLVVPNWAPQTQILSHGSIGAFLTHCGWNSVLESVVLGVPMIAWPLFAEQKINAVLLCDGVKVAMRLKFNEDGLVGRDEIAKVVKELMLDDEGNVIRERIEELRDAAIDALKEDGSSTLAICQFGNRLESNGTNL, from the coding sequence ATGGCCAAAACAATTCATATAGCAGCAATTTCAATCCCAGCATTCAGCCACCAAGCTTCCATCATAGAATTTTGCAAGAAACtcattcatcatcataatcacttcCACATAACCATCATCTTTCCAACCATAGATTCACCTCTCCAAGCAACCCTCACATTACTCAAATCTCTTCCTTCAAATATTACATACACTTTCCTCCCTCCAATCAACAAAAAATCTCTCCCACAAAATCTCTCTCCAGCAGTCCAAATCCAACTAGCAGTCTCACAATCCATGCCATCTTTTCATACCACAATCTCTTCATTATGTTCTTCATCAACAACACCACCACTTGTTGCTTTAATCACTGATCCTTTCGCAAACGAATCACTCGAAGTACTAAAAGAATTCAACCTTTTATCTTACATATATTTCCCTCCTTCAGCAATGACACTCTCACTTTTCATCCATTTTCCAAAACTTCATGAAGAAATTTCATGTGAGTTTAGAGATCACAATGAAGCTATTCAAATTCCAGGTTGTGTACCTATTCATGGAATTGATTTACCTGAACATTTTCAAGATCGGTCTAGTCTTGCTTATGATTTGATTCTCCAACGTTGCAAAAGATTCAATCTTGCTGATGGGTTTTTGGTTAACAGTTTCTTGAAAATGGAGGAAAATACAATGAAAGCCTTAGAAGAACATAATGATTCTGTTTTTCTTGTGGGACCCATTATTCAAAATGGGACAAGTAATGAGACAAAAGTTTCAGATTCAGATTTAGAATGTTTGAAgtggttgaaaaatcaaagtACTAATtctgttttgtttgtttcatttGGAAGTGGTGGAACACTTTCTCAAGAACAAGTTAATGAGTTAGCTTTTGGGTTGGAATTAAGTGGTCAAAAGTTTTTATGGGTTTTAAGAGTACCTAGTGATTCATCAAATGAAGCTTATCTTGGTGCTAAAAATGATGATGaccctttaaattttttaccaaaagGGTTTTTAGAGAGAACTAAAGGACAAGGATTAGTTGTACCTAATTGGGCACCTCAAACACAAATTTTGAGTCATGGGTCAATTGGTGCATTTTTGACTCATTGTGGTTGGAATTCAGTTCTTGAGAGTGTAGTGTTGGGTGTGCCTATGATTGCTTGGCCTTTGTTTGCTGAGCAAAAAATTAATGCTGTTTTGTTATGTGATGGAGTTAAGGTTGCAATGAGGTTAAAGTTTAATGAGGATGGATTAGTTGGCAGAGATGAAATTGCTAAGGTGGTTAAAGAGTTGATGTTGGATGATGAAGGAAATGTGATTAGGGAAAGGATTGAAGAGTTGAGAGATGCTGCTATTGATGCATTGAAAGAAGATGGGTCCTCGACTTTGGCAATTTGCCAATTTGGTAATAGATTGGAAAGTAATGGGACCAACTTGTAG